The following nucleotide sequence is from Nitrospirota bacterium.
GCCGAACTCCATTTTGGTATCTGCGATGATGATTCCCAACGCTTCGGCATAGGCCGCCGCCCGCTGATAGATGGTGAGGCTGCACTGGCGAACCAGCCGCGCCAGATCAACTCCGATCAACGATTCCATCTGCTCGAAGGAGACGTTCTCGTCGTGGCCGCTGGTGGCCTTGGTCGAGGGAGTAAAAATGGGCTGCGGTAACCGGTCGGCTTCTTTCAGTCCGGGCGGTAACCGCTGGCCGCACACCGTGCCGCTCTCTCGGTACTCCCTCCAACCGGAGCCCGCCAGGTACCCGCGCACAATACACTCGACCGGCAGCGGCTTGTATTTTCCGACGAGCATGGAGCGCCCCTGCAACACGTCGCGGTGGGCCCGGCACACCGGTGGGAACTTGTCCACGTCGGTGGTGATCAGGTGATGCGGCAACACGTCTTCCATTTCCCAGAGCCACTCGAACCAGAACTTGGACAACTGGGTGAGCACGTACCCCTTGCCGGGGATCCCGTCCGGGAGAACCACGTCGAACGCCGAGATGCGATCCGTAGCCACGAGGAGCAGGTACTCGCCCAAATCGTAGATGTCGCGGACTTTGCCCCGACGCTTTGTTCCAACTCGATCGAAGTACGTTTCGAGCACCACCGGGCGATCCGCCACATTCTCCATTCGTCCGTCCCTTTCGTCGAGGCAGCGGTCTAGCTATACCAGACGCGGGACCCGTCGCGCAACATACGCTCGCGCCTCGGGTTGACATTCGCCGCCGCTTTCCCGCCTAATCGCGTCCGGTGTCAGCGCCCT
It contains:
- a CDS encoding phosphoribosylaminoimidazolesuccinocarboxamide synthase — translated: MENVADRPVVLETYFDRVGTKRRGKVRDIYDLGEYLLLVATDRISAFDVVLPDGIPGKGYVLTQLSKFWFEWLWEMEDVLPHHLITTDVDKFPPVCRAHRDVLQGRSMLVGKYKPLPVECIVRGYLAGSGWREYRESGTVCGQRLPPGLKEADRLPQPIFTPSTKATSGHDENVSFEQMESLIGVDLARLVRQCSLTIYQRAAAYAEALGIIIADTKMEFGLEPETGQPYLIDEVLTPDSSRFWPKDQYQPGSSPPSFDKQYVRDYLDSIGWNHQPPGPTLPPEVIRKTSEKYVEALTRLTATG